A genomic window from Chaetodon auriga isolate fChaAug3 chromosome 13, fChaAug3.hap1, whole genome shotgun sequence includes:
- the LOC143330183 gene encoding dedicator of cytokinesis protein 9 isoform X6, with product MATPAHPETRRFTRGLGKPGTAAELRQSVSEVVRTSVLVVKPKVIEPLDYENVLVQRKTQILSDVLRDMLQFPLEDFEISTLRRQGRTLYPTVPENAEREAQSLFVQECIKTYKSDWHVVNYKYEDYSGDFRQIPNKVSRPDKLAVHVFEVDEDVDKDEDTASLGSQKGGISKHGWLYKGNMNSAISVTMRSFKRRYFHLTQLGDGSYNLNFYKDEKISKEPKGTIFLDSCMGVVQNNKVRRFAFELKMQDKSTYLLASDSEGEMEDWINTLNKILHSSFEIAMQEKRNGDIHDDDDLGKSDSSSGSMDSFQSTRDIESRMRSETRLKLFTLDPDTQKLDFSGIEPDVKQFEEKFGKRVLVNCNDLSFNLQSCVAENEEGPTTNVEPFYVTLSLFDIQNGRKISSDFHVDLNHPSVRGMVPNNASQYMNGGVDAHPDGQRLVHGVPEAAMQYPRQGVFSVTCPHPDIFLVARIEKVLQGGINHCAEPYMKSSDSTKVAQKVLKNAKLACSRLGQYRMPFAWAARPLFKDASGTLDKSARFSALYRQDSNKLSNDDMLKLLADFRKPEKMAKLPVILGNLDVTIDNVAPDLTNCVTSSYIPVKQFDVSEKTNIFFEVEEFVPCIAKCSQPFTIYNNHLYVYPKHLKYDSQKSFAKARNIAVCIEFKDTDEEEAVSLKCIYGRPGGPLFTKKAFAAVLHHQHNPEFYDEYKIELPTQLHEKHHLLFTFYHVSCDSNSKASTKKRDLVEAQVGYAWLPLLKDGRVITNENHIPVAANLPAGYLNCQEGASKHSGPEVKWVDGGKPLFKVSAHLVSTIYTQDQHLHNFFHHCQSSAPAPQVSGGELVKYLKSLHAMESHVMINFLPTVLNQLFRVLTSATQEDVAVNVTRVMIHIVAQCHEEGLEHYLRSYVKFVFKTEPYTSSTTRTVHEELAKAMTAILKPSTDFLTSNKLLKYSWYFFEALVKSMAQYLIESCKVKLSRNQRFSASFHHTVETLVNMMMPHITQKYKDNLDAARNANHSLAVFIKRCFNLMDRGFAFKQINNYINCFMTGDPKTLFEFRFEFLRVVCNHEHYVPLNLPMPFGKGRILRFQDLQLDYSLTDDFCRNHFLVGLLLREVNAALQEFREIRQIAIQVLKSLMIKHTFDDRYTSKSQQARLATLYLPLFGLLQENVNRLNVKEVSPFPINHSNNNGREDSLLTNALMTPPRSSTFLDTSLHKDVFGVISGTSSPHTSSTPNINSVRHADSRGSLISTDSGNSLPERNVDKGNSLDKNQPASALGSNLLRCDKLDQAEIKSLLMCFLHVLKSMSEDALFTYWNKASSAELMDFFTLVEVCLYQFRYMGKRYIARNQDGAGPVAHERKSQTLPVSRNRAGMMHARLQQLSSLDNSYTFNHTYSHSDADVLNQSLLEANIATEVCLTVLDTLSIFIMGFKTQLCSDHGHSPLMKKVFEVHLCFLRINQSETALKQVFTSLRTFIYKFPCTFFEGRADMCAAFCYEILKCCNSKLSSIRSDAAHLLYFLMKSNFDYTGRKSFVRTHLQVVIAVSQLIADVIGIGSTRFQQSLSIINNCANSDKTIKNTAFPSDVKDLTKRIRTVLMATAQMKEHERDPEMLVDLQYSLAKSYASTPELRKTWLDSMARIHVKNGDLSEAAMCYVHVAALVAEYLRRKGMIKQGCSAFRVVTPNTDEEAAMMEDVGMQDVHFNEDVLMELLEECADGLWKAERYELISDIYKLIIPIYEKRRDFEKLAHLYDTLHRAYSKVTEVMHTGKRLLGTFFRVAFFGQAAQYQFTDSEAEGFFEDEDGKEYIYKEPKFTPLSEISQRLLKLYSDKFGQENVKMIQDSGRINPKDLDSKYAYIQVTHVTPYLEEKELVDRKTDFEKSHNIRRFVFEMPFTISGKKQGGVEEQCKRRTILTTTHCFPYVKKRIAVMYQHHTDLSPIEVAIDEMSKKVAEIKQLCSSSEVDMIRLQLKLQGSISVQVNAGPLAYARAFLDDASAKKYPDNKVKQLKEVFRHFVEACGHGLGINERLIKEDQQEYHDEMKANYRDLARELSIIMHEQISPVEDGMKSVLPDSLHIFNAISGTPTSAIIQGIPSSSSVV from the exons GTGAAACCAAAGGTGATCGAGCCGCTCGACTACGAAAATGTGCTGgtgcagagaaagacacagatcCTCAGTGATGTCCTCAGAGACATGCTGCAGTTCCCCCTGGAGGACTTTGAG atTTCAACTTTGAGGCGGCAAGGGAGGACACTCTACCCTACAGTGCCTGAAAATGCAGAACGAGAGGCCCAGAGTTTGTTTGTTCAAGAG tGCATTAAGACCTATAAGTCTGACTGGCATGTCGTCAACTACAAGTATGAGGACTATTCTGGAGACTTTCGACAGATTCCAAA CAAAGTGTCCAGGCCTGATAAACTGGCTGTCCATGTGTTTGAAGTGGACGAGGATGTTGACAAAGATGAG GATACAGCCTCCCTGGGATCCCAGAAAGGGGGGATTTCCAAACATGGCTGGCTCTACAAAGGCAACATGAACAGTGCCATCAGCGTCACTATGAGG tcattCAAGAGGAGATATTTCCATCTCACCCAGCTTGGAGATGGCTCTTACAATCTGAACTTCTACAAGGATGAGAAGATCTCCAAAGAGCCCAAAGGAACCATTTTCTTGGACTCCTGTATGGGTGTGGTTCAG AACAACAAGGTTCGGCGGTTTGCTTTCGAGCTGAAGATGCAGGATAAGAGCACCTACCTGCTGGCTTCGGACAgcgagggagagatggaggattGGATCAACACGCTCAACAAGATCTTACACAGCAGCTTCGAGATTGCCATGCAGGAGAAAAGGAACGGAGACATTCATGATG ATGATGATCTTGGAAAGTCAGACAGCTCCTCTGGCAGTATGGACAGCTTTCAG agTACAAGAGATATAGAGTCTAGGATGAGGAGCGAGACCAGACTGAAGCTGTTCACCCTGGATCCTGACACACAG AAACTAGATTTCTCAGGAATAGAGCCGGATGTGAAGCAGTTTGAGGAGAAGTTTGGCAAGCGAGTCCTGGTGAACTGCAATGACCTCTCGTTCAATCTGCAAAGCTGCGTGGCCGAGAACGAGGAAGGACCAACAACAAAC gtgGAGCCATTTTATGTCACCCTGTCACTGTTCGACATCCAGAATGGCAGGAAGATCTCCTCTGACTTCCACGTGGACTTAAACCACCCGTCTGTCAGGGGCATGGTGCCCAATAACGCCAGTCAGTATATGAATGGAGGAGTGGACGCCCATCCTGATGGCCAGCGTTTGGTCCACGGCGTGCCAGAGGCTGCCATGCAGTACCCAAGACAG GGGGTGTTCTCTGTAACATGCCCCCACCCAGATATCTTCCTGGTGGCTCGCATAGAGAAGGTGCTTCAGGGGGGGATCAACCACTGTGCTGAGCCGTACATGAAGAGTTCAGACTCCACCAAG GTGGCACAGAAGGTCCTGAAAAATGCCAAGCTGGCATGTAGCCGGTTGGGCCAGTACAGGATGCCTTTTGCCTGGGCAGCACG GCCTTTGTTCAAAGACGCTTCAGGGACGCTGGACAAAAGCGCTCGTTTCTCCGCTCTGTACAGGCAGGACAGCAACAAGCTGTCCAATGACGATATGCTCAAGCTGCTGGCTGATTTCAGAAA GCCGGAGAAGATGGCCAAGCTGCCTGTAATCCTCGGAAACCTCGATGTTACCATTGACAATGTAGCCCCTGACTTGACAA ATTGTGTTACCTCATCCTACATCCCTGTGAAGCAGTTTGATGTCAGTGAGAAGACCAACATCTTCTTTGAAGTGGAGGAATTTGTGCCATGCATAGCCAAATGCTCTCAGCCTTTCACCATCTACAACAATCACCTCTATGTCTACCCCAAGCATTTGAAGTACGACAGCCAAAAGTCGTTCGCAAAG GCTAGAAACATTGCTGTCTGCATTGAGTTCAAGGacacagatgaagaagaggcTGTTTCACTGAAG TGCATCTACGGCCGACCTGGAGGACCCTTGTTTACCAAAAAAGCCTTTGCTGCAGTCTTACATCACCAGCACAACCCTGAATTCTACGATGAG TATAAGATTGAGCTGCCAACTCAGCTCCACGAGAAGCATCATCTGCTCTTCACCTTCTACCATGTCAGCTGTGACAGCAACAGCAAGGCCAGCACCAAAAAGAGAGACCTGGTTGAGGCTCAAG tGGGTTACGCCTGGCTCCCCCTGCTGAAGGATGGCCGGGTAATCACGAATGAGAACCACATCCCTGTGGCTGCCAACCTGCCTGCTGGATACCTCAACTGTCAGGAGGGGGCCAGCAAG CATTCAGGTCCTGAAGTTAAATGGGTGGATGGAGGCAAGCCTTTATTTAAGGTGTCCGCTCACCTCGTGTCCACCATCTACACTCAG GATCAACATTTGCACAATTTCTTTCATCACTGTCAGAGCAGTGCACCTGCGCCCCAGGTGTCAGGAGGAGAACTGGTCAAATACCTGAAG AGTCTGCATGCCATGGAGAGTCACGTGATGATCAACTTTCTGCCCACCGTCCTCAATCAGCTGTTTAGGGTGCTCACCAGTGCCACTCAAGAGGACGTGGCCGTCAATGTCACCAG AGTCATGATTCACATTGTTGCCCAGTGCCATGAGGAAGGGTTGGAGCACTACCTGAGATCATATGTGAAG TTTGTATTCAAGACTGAGCCATACACGTCCTCCACCACCCGAACGGTGCATGAGGAGCTGGCTAAAGCCATGACTGCTATCCTGAAGCCTTCCACTGACTTCCTCACAAGTAACAAGCTCCTCAAG TACTCCTGGTATTTCTTTGAAGCCTTAGTCAAGTCCATGGCTCAGTACTTGATTGAAAGCTGTAAAGTGAAG CTGTCCAGGAATCAGCGCTTCTCTGCATCCTTCCATCACACTGTGGAGACTCTGGTCAACATGATGATGCCACACATCACTCAGAAATACAAAGACAACCTGGATGCCGCCAGGAACGCCAACCACAGCCTGGCAGTCTTCATCAAG CGCTGTTTCAACCTGATGGACAGAGGCTTTGCGTTCAAGCAGATCAACAACTACATCAACTGTTTTATGACCGGAGACCCAAAG acGCTGTTTGAGTTCAGGTTTGAGTTCCTGCGTGTCGTGTGCAACCACGAGCACTACGTCCCCTTAAACCTGCCCATGCCATTTGGGAAAGGAAGGATACTGAGATTTCAAG aCCTCCAGCTGGATTACTCACTGACAGATGACTTCTGCAGGAACCACTTCCTGGTCGGGCTGCTGCTCAGGGAGGTCaatgcagctctgcaggagtTCAGGGAGATTCGTCAGATAGCCATCCAGGTGCTGAAGAGCCTGATGATAAAGCACACATTTGATGACCGCTACACCTCCAAA agccAGCAGGCCAGGTTGGCCACTCTGTACTTGCCCTTGTTTGGTCTGCTCCAGGAGAACGTCAACAGGCTGAATGTCAAGGAAGTATCTCCGTTCCCCATTAACCACTCCAACAAT AACGGAAGAGAAGATTCACTTCTCACCAACGCCTTGATGACACCTCCCAGGTCCAGCACCTTTCTGGACACCAGTTTGCACAAAGACGTTTTTGGAGTCATCTCCGGCACCT CTTCACCTCACACATCGTCAACCCCCAACATTAACTCCGTGCGCCACGCAGACTCTCGCGGCTCACTCATCAGCACTGATTCTGGCAACAGCCTGCCTGAGAGGAACGTCGACAAGGGCAACTCTCTGGACAAG AATCAGCCTGCTTCAGCCCTGGGCAGTAATCTCCTGCGATGTGATAAACTGGACCAGGCAGAGATCAAGAGCCTCCTCATGTGCTTCTTACATGTGCTCAAAAGCATGTCTGAGG ACGCTCTGTTCACGTACTGGAACAAGGCTTCATCTGCTGAGTTAATGGACTTCTTCACTCTAGTCGA AGTGTGCCTCTACCAGTTCAGATACATGGGGAAGAGATACATCGCAAG GAACCAGGATGGGGCAGGACCCGTAGCACATGAGCGGAAGTCTCAGACTCTGCCTGTGTCCCGTAACAGGGCGGGAATGATGCATGCCCGcttacagcagctcagcagcctgGATAACTCATACACTTTTAACCACA CCTACAGTCACTCGGATGCAGACGTGTTAAATCAGTCACTGCTGGAGGCCAACATCGCCACCGAAGTGTGCCTGACTGTCCTAGACACACTAAGTATCTTCATCATGGGATTCAAG ACCCAACTGTGCTCTGACCATGGCCACAGTCCACTAATGAAGAAGGTGTTTGAAGTCCACCTCTGTTTCCTGCGCATCAATCAGTCAGAGACGGCCCTCAAACAGGTCTTCACTTCACTGCGCACCTTCATCTACAAG TTTCCCTGCACGTTCTTTGAAGGCCGCGCTGACATGTGCGCCGCTTTCTGCTATGAGATCTTGAAGTGTTGTAACTCCAAGCTGAGCTCCATTCGCAGCGATGCAGCCCATCTGCTCTACTTCCTCATGAAGAGCAACTTTGACTACACGGGTCGCAAGTCATTTGTCCGGACACACTTGCAG GTGGTGATTGCTGTCAGTCAGTTGATAGCTGATGTGATCGGTATTGGAAGTACCCGCTTCCAGCAGTCTCTGTCAATAATCAACAACTGTGCCAACAGTGACAAAACCATTAAG AACACAGCTTTCCCATCAGATGTGAAGGACCTGACCAAACGAATCAGAACAGTTCTGATGGCCACGGCTCAGATGAAGGAGCACGAGAGAGATCCAGAGATGCTGGTGGACCTGCAGTACAGCCTTGCCAAGTCTTACGCCAGCACGCCTGAACTGCGCAAGACCTGGCTAGACAGCATGGCCCGAATCCATGTGAAAAACGGAGACCTGTCAGAG GCAGCCATGTGCTATGTGCACGTTGCAGCACTTGTGGCAGAATACCTGCGGAGAAAAG GCATGATCAAACAGGGCTGCTCAGCTTTCCGTGTCGTGACTCCAAACACTGATGAAGAAGCAGCGATGATGGAGGACGTCGGCATGCAGGACGTCCATTTCAATGAG GATGTCCTAATGGAGCTTTTGGAGGAGTGTGCAGATGGACTGTGGAAAGCTGAACGTTACGAGCTCATCTCTGACATCTACAAGCTCATAATCCCCATTTATGAGAAGCGCAGGGACTTTGAG AAACTGGCCCACCTGTATGACACGCTGCACCGTGCATACAGCAAAGTGACGGAGGTCATGCACACGGGCAAGAGATTGCTCGGCACCTTCTTCAGAGTGGCTTTCTTTGGCCAG GCAGCG CAGTACCAGTTTACTGACTCAGAGGCTGAG GGCTTCTTTGAAGATGAAGATGGCAAGGAGTACATCTACAAAGAACCCAAATTCACCCCTCTGTCAGAGATATCTCAGAGGCTCCTGAAGCTCTACTCTGACAAGTTTGGGCAGGAGAACGTGAAGATGATCCAGGACTCTGGAAGG ATTAACCCAAAAGACCTGGACTCTAAGTATGCGTACATCCAAGTGACACATGTGACCCCTTatctggaggagaaggagctggTGGACCGGAAGACAGACTTTGAGAAGAGCCACAATATCCGTCGCTTTGTGTTTGAGATGCCTTTCACCATATCAGGCAAAAAGCAAGGCGGGGTGGAGGAGCAGTGCAAACGCAGGACGATACTAACCA CCACACATTGTTTCCCCTACGTGAAGAAGCGTATCGCAGTGATGTACCAACACCACACTGACCTGAGTCCCATCGAGGTGGCCATTGATGAGATGAGCAAGAAGGTGGCCGAGATCAAacagctctgctcctccagTGAGGTGGACATGATCCGCCTGCAGCTCAAACTGCAGGGCAGCATCAGTGTCCAG GTAAATGCAGGGCCACTCGCATACGCCCGAGCTTTTCTGGACGATGCGAGCGCCAAGAAGTATCCTGATAACAAGGTCAAACAGTTGAAAGAGGTCTTCAG GCATTTTGTGGAGGCATGTGGTCACGGCTTGGGCATTAATGAGCGACTGATTAAAGAGGACCAACAGGAGTATCACGATGAGATGAAAGCCAACTACAGAGACTTAGCCAGAGAGCTGTCCATCATCATGCATGAGCAA